One genomic window of Inquilinus sp. KBS0705 includes the following:
- a CDS encoding RNA polymerase subunit sigma: MEQQELIPHLFRTESRKLTAVLCKLFGIENVSIAEDVVSETFLAALESWPYKGIPENPVAWLYTVAKNKAKNLISRGHLFNDKIKPQVEAGTALGEEFEIDLSPKNIADSQLQMLFAICHPAIPAEAQIGLALCILCGFGIDEIANAFLSNKETINKRLFRAKEKLRTERVAIAFPPEAEIGNRLQAVLTTLYLLFNEGYYSESRDTILRNDLCLEAMRLTYMLIEYPPTNQPDVNALLALMCFHASRFEARKDANGAVILYNDQDESLWNQELIAKGAYYLNEASTGNKLSKYHIEAGIAYWHTIKEDTTEKWEGILHLFNQLLMIEYSPVAALNRTYALSKVRGNRIAIIAAEKLNLSNNHFYYTLLGELYKTIDPQEAQSNLLKALHLAKTQADKQLIRRKIEELENL; the protein is encoded by the coding sequence ATGGAGCAGCAAGAATTAATACCGCATTTATTCCGTACCGAATCGCGAAAGCTAACAGCTGTGCTGTGCAAACTATTCGGTATAGAAAATGTGAGTATCGCCGAAGATGTGGTTAGCGAAACCTTTTTAGCCGCACTTGAAAGCTGGCCCTACAAGGGTATCCCCGAAAACCCGGTTGCATGGCTGTATACCGTAGCAAAAAACAAGGCCAAAAACCTCATTAGCCGCGGTCACTTATTTAACGATAAAATAAAACCACAGGTAGAGGCTGGAACTGCCTTAGGCGAAGAATTTGAGATTGACCTATCGCCCAAAAACATAGCCGACAGCCAGTTGCAAATGCTGTTTGCCATTTGCCATCCGGCCATCCCTGCCGAAGCACAAATAGGGCTTGCCCTGTGCATACTTTGCGGGTTTGGGATTGATGAAATAGCCAATGCCTTTTTAAGTAACAAAGAAACGATCAATAAGCGCCTTTTTAGGGCGAAGGAGAAGTTGCGGACTGAGCGGGTTGCCATCGCCTTCCCGCCCGAGGCAGAGATAGGCAACCGTTTACAAGCCGTGCTTACCACCCTTTACCTGTTGTTTAACGAAGGCTACTACTCCGAAAGCCGCGACACCATTTTGCGCAACGACCTGTGCCTGGAAGCTATGCGGTTAACCTATATGCTGATCGAATACCCGCCAACAAATCAGCCTGACGTGAACGCCTTGCTTGCACTCATGTGTTTCCATGCTTCGCGGTTTGAGGCCCGGAAAGATGCAAACGGAGCCGTCATTTTGTATAACGACCAGGACGAATCGTTATGGAACCAAGAGCTTATTGCAAAGGGGGCTTACTATCTTAACGAGGCATCTACAGGAAACAAACTATCAAAGTATCATATCGAGGCAGGTATTGCCTATTGGCATACCATTAAAGAAGATACTACCGAAAAATGGGAAGGTATTTTGCACCTGTTTAACCAGTTGCTCATGATAGAGTATTCGCCGGTTGCGGCACTAAACCGCACGTATGCCTTATCAAAGGTTAGGGGTAACAGGATTGCCATTATAGCTGCCGAAAAGCTGAATTTAAGTAACAACCACTTTTACTACACCCTGCTTGGCGAGCTATACAAAACCATCGATCCGCAGGAAGCGCAAAGCAATTTATTAAAGGCGCTCCACTTAGCCAAAACCCAGGCCGATAAGCAACTGATAAGGCGAAAGATAGAGGAATTAGAAAACCTTTAA
- a CDS encoding sodium/solute symporter (Members of the Solute:Sodium Symporter (SSS), TC 2.A.21 as described in tcdb.org, catalyze solute:Na+ symport. Known solutes for members of the family include sugars, amino acids, nucleosides, inositols, vitamins, urea or anions, depending on the system.), with amino-acid sequence MKTLSTGDYYVFFIYFLIVSFYGYWIYKRKHNADATSKDYFLAEGSLTWWAIGASLIASNISAEQFIGTSGSAFKMGLAISTYEWMAAATLIIVAVFFIPIYLKNKIFTMPQFLHQRYNGTVAMVMAIFWLLLYIVVNLMSILYLGALAISGISGLDITLCITLLAVFAVVITLGGMKVIGYTDVIQVFVLVLGGLVATYLALNLISEKSGTTGLLNGLNIMRSEASDHFHMIFKKDNANYMDLPGLSVLIGGMWIVNLNYWGCNQYITQRALGANLKTARAGILFAAFLKLLMPVIVVLPGIAAYLLYQKGMFHQEMLSSSGVTDVNKAYPSLLNLLPTGLKGLSFAALTAAIVASLAGKANSIATIFTLDIYKKAINPTATDKNLVVLGKWSVVVAMALGVIMSLVIGEQLMGEGKQGFQYIQEYTGFVSPGIFAMFILGFFWKKASSNAALFATIGGFVFSVIFKFLPYYANLAFMSPFGFSKMNEKGVYEIPFIDRMGFVFLICVLGMFIISKIDQAKGVKTNGLEIDASMFKTSRAFTAGALIVGGIIVALYSFFW; translated from the coding sequence ATGAAGACGCTATCCACTGGTGATTACTATGTATTTTTCATCTATTTTTTAATTGTATCTTTTTACGGATACTGGATATACAAACGCAAGCATAATGCGGATGCTACCTCGAAGGATTACTTTTTGGCCGAAGGCTCGTTAACCTGGTGGGCAATCGGTGCATCGCTTATCGCATCCAATATATCTGCAGAGCAGTTTATTGGTACCAGCGGGTCGGCATTTAAAATGGGCCTGGCTATATCTACCTACGAGTGGATGGCCGCTGCTACATTAATTATCGTAGCTGTTTTCTTTATTCCCATCTACCTAAAAAATAAAATTTTTACCATGCCGCAGTTTTTACACCAGCGGTATAATGGTACAGTGGCCATGGTAATGGCTATATTTTGGCTGCTGCTTTATATTGTGGTTAATCTAATGTCTATTTTGTACCTAGGTGCTTTGGCAATTAGCGGCATATCCGGGTTAGATATTACTTTATGTATTACACTGCTGGCGGTGTTTGCAGTCGTGATAACACTAGGCGGTATGAAGGTTATTGGCTATACCGATGTTATACAGGTATTTGTTTTGGTACTGGGCGGTTTGGTTGCTACTTACCTGGCCTTAAACCTCATCAGCGAAAAATCGGGTACTACGGGCTTGTTGAATGGTTTAAACATTATGCGCAGCGAGGCCAGCGACCACTTCCACATGATATTTAAAAAGGATAACGCCAATTATATGGACCTACCGGGCCTATCGGTATTAATAGGTGGTATGTGGATAGTAAACCTTAACTACTGGGGCTGTAATCAATACATCACACAAAGGGCATTAGGTGCTAACCTGAAAACAGCTCGTGCGGGTATCCTGTTCGCGGCGTTTTTAAAGTTGTTAATGCCGGTTATTGTGGTGCTGCCTGGTATTGCGGCTTATCTGCTTTATCAAAAAGGCATGTTTCATCAAGAGATGCTTAGCTCGTCGGGCGTTACCGATGTAAATAAAGCTTATCCTTCGCTTTTAAACCTGTTGCCTACCGGTTTAAAGGGATTATCATTTGCGGCGCTTACAGCCGCTATTGTAGCCTCGCTGGCGGGTAAGGCAAACAGCATTGCTACTATTTTTACTTTAGATATTTACAAAAAAGCCATTAACCCTACCGCTACCGATAAAAATTTGGTGGTATTGGGCAAATGGTCGGTTGTGGTAGCTATGGCTTTAGGCGTAATAATGTCCTTAGTTATTGGTGAGCAATTAATGGGCGAGGGCAAGCAGGGCTTCCAATATATTCAGGAGTATACGGGCTTTGTATCGCCGGGTATATTTGCCATGTTTATTTTAGGTTTCTTCTGGAAAAAAGCGTCATCAAACGCGGCTTTATTTGCCACAATAGGTGGCTTCGTATTCTCGGTGATATTTAAGTTTTTACCCTACTACGCCAACCTTGCCTTCATGTCGCCTTTTGGATTTTCAAAAATGAACGAAAAGGGGGTTTACGAAATACCGTTTATAGACCGAATGGGCTTTGTGTTTTTAATATGCGTTCTTGGCATGTTCATCATATCTAAAATAGACCAGGCAAAAGGTGTTAAAACCAACGGATTGGAAATTGACGCTTCGATGTTTAAAACATCACGGGCCTTTACAGCAGGTGCTTTAATTGTGGGCGGTATTATTGTAGCGCTTTACTCGTTCTTTTGGTAA
- a CDS encoding isocitrate lyase/phosphoenolpyruvate mutase family protein, with protein sequence MSAYEAFYQLHHQTAPFLLANAWNAKSARLIESAGFPAIATSSGAIADSLGYADGEQIPFEELLYIVQRIKASTTIPLSVDMERGYGNDLTKINDQVQKLLDIGVAGINLEDAEGEDVYLGKLNSIKNYLVKTGQQLYINARTDVFLQKLPSPLETVIHRAKLYHNAGADGLFVTGIGDASVIKQITSAVSLPVNIVGNANLATVDTLANAGVKRISMAVFLYRAAYNNVAQLAGAVNTSQSLTPLF encoded by the coding sequence ATGTCTGCATACGAAGCCTTTTACCAACTGCATCATCAAACTGCCCCGTTTTTGTTAGCCAACGCATGGAACGCTAAAAGCGCCCGGTTAATAGAAAGCGCAGGTTTCCCGGCCATAGCTACTTCAAGCGGTGCCATTGCCGACTCCCTGGGTTACGCCGATGGCGAGCAGATCCCGTTTGAAGAATTGCTATATATAGTTCAAAGAATAAAAGCATCTACAACTATACCATTATCGGTAGATATGGAAAGAGGGTATGGCAATGATCTCACCAAGATCAATGACCAGGTACAAAAACTGTTGGACATTGGTGTTGCGGGCATCAATTTAGAAGATGCCGAGGGCGAGGATGTTTATTTAGGCAAATTAAACAGCATCAAAAATTACCTGGTTAAAACCGGGCAGCAACTTTATATAAACGCCCGTACCGATGTTTTTTTACAAAAGTTGCCATCGCCATTAGAGACAGTTATACATAGAGCTAAGCTTTATCACAACGCCGGTGCAGATGGCCTTTTTGTTACAGGCATTGGCGATGCATCGGTTATTAAACAGATCACCTCAGCGGTTTCTCTGCCGGTCAATATCGTCGGGAACGCCAACCTTGCTACTGTGGATACGTTAGCAAATGCTGGTGTTAAAAGGATAAGCATGGCGGTATTTTTGTATAGGGCCGCTTACAATAACGTGGCGCAGCTTGCCGGGGCAGTCAATACATCGCAATCATTAACCCCTTTATTTTAA
- a CDS encoding DUF3472 domain-containing protein, translating into MMKKILFLAVVCLALTSTIFAQTSITIPLGGNAWAGGKAVITDDGLINWGDAKSSASVYFRVPQAQQLSLALRVRVPAGKSRISVSVGKTVFTKNLTNTNFDTISIGKVNIANAGYVKLSLKGISKTDSVYAQVSDLIVTGTSAEKEYTYVRPGFSYHFGRRGPSVHLRYTVPAEFKNQVKWFYNEIVVPEKNDIIGSYFMADGFSGGYFGMQVNSATERHVLFSVWSPFETDDPKSIPDSLRIKLLAKGATVHGGEFGAEGSGGQSYMNYPWQAGKTYAFLMRAEPDKAHNTTTYTAWFKDVAANKWMLVASFSRPQTNAYLGGLYSFLENFEPDNGDKTRTARYQNQWIGDANNQWHQITGVTYTGDDTARKNNRKDYSGGQQGSFFFLRNCGFFDDLVTLNRQFTRPANSQAPVIDINALPTN; encoded by the coding sequence ATGATGAAAAAGATACTGTTCCTTGCTGTTGTTTGTTTGGCGTTAACTTCTACCATATTTGCTCAAACTTCTATAACCATACCCCTTGGTGGCAACGCCTGGGCAGGCGGCAAAGCAGTTATTACCGATGATGGCTTAATAAATTGGGGTGATGCTAAATCATCGGCAAGTGTTTATTTCAGGGTTCCCCAGGCGCAGCAATTATCGTTGGCACTACGTGTTAGGGTGCCGGCGGGTAAAAGCCGGATAAGCGTATCGGTTGGTAAAACTGTTTTTACCAAAAACCTAACAAATACCAATTTTGATACCATAAGCATTGGTAAGGTAAATATTGCCAACGCGGGCTACGTAAAGCTTAGCCTAAAGGGCATCAGCAAAACCGATAGTGTTTACGCCCAGGTAAGCGATTTAATTGTAACCGGCACAAGTGCCGAAAAGGAATATACCTACGTTCGGCCGGGCTTCTCTTACCACTTCGGCAGGCGCGGGCCGTCGGTGCATTTGCGTTACACGGTGCCGGCCGAGTTTAAAAACCAGGTAAAATGGTTTTATAACGAAATAGTAGTGCCCGAAAAAAATGACATCATCGGCTCTTATTTTATGGCCGACGGCTTTAGCGGGGGCTATTTTGGTATGCAGGTAAATTCGGCTACCGAGCGCCATGTACTGTTTTCGGTATGGAGCCCTTTTGAAACAGACGATCCCAAAAGCATCCCCGATAGTCTGCGGATAAAGCTGCTTGCTAAAGGCGCTACCGTGCATGGCGGCGAGTTTGGCGCCGAAGGTTCGGGCGGGCAAAGCTATATGAATTACCCATGGCAAGCGGGTAAAACCTACGCGTTTTTAATGCGCGCCGAGCCTGATAAGGCCCATAACACCACCACTTACACCGCCTGGTTTAAAGATGTTGCTGCCAATAAATGGATGCTGGTAGCCAGCTTTAGCAGGCCGCAAACCAACGCCTATCTTGGCGGCTTGTATTCCTTTCTTGAAAATTTCGAACCCGATAATGGCGACAAAACACGCACAGCCCGCTACCAAAACCAGTGGATAGGCGATGCTAATAACCAATGGCACCAAATTACCGGCGTAACCTATACCGGCGATGATACGGCACGAAAGAATAACCGTAAAGATTACAGCGGCGGCCAGCAGGGTAGTTTCTTCTTTTTACGCAATTGCGGCTTTTTTGATGACCTGGTTACACTTAACCGGCAATTTACAAGGCCGGCCAATAGCCAGGCCCCGGTTATTGATATTAACGCTTTGCCAACAAATTAA
- a CDS encoding DinB family protein has protein sequence MIRIFITAILSLAVYQGSAQQKTNMLTPSEREKAIQLLTQTNSGVFDAVKGLSEEQLNFKPAADKWSVADCIKHIAAAEKELWAMAEPALSQPANPEKRADIKFSDDDLIKAVEDRSHKSKTFAALEPANSPYKTVPEALAAFKAQRERLISLVKDTKADLRNHVLVLPVGTYDSYQFILLIAAHSNRHTQQIDEVKANAEFPKH, from the coding sequence ATGATACGAATATTTATAACCGCGATTTTAAGCCTTGCAGTTTACCAGGGCAGCGCACAACAAAAAACCAATATGCTTACACCATCAGAACGAGAAAAAGCTATTCAATTATTAACACAGACCAATTCGGGCGTATTTGATGCTGTAAAAGGATTGAGCGAAGAGCAGCTTAATTTTAAACCGGCTGCCGACAAATGGAGTGTGGCCGATTGCATTAAGCATATTGCCGCGGCAGAAAAAGAACTTTGGGCCATGGCCGAGCCTGCCTTAAGCCAACCGGCTAACCCAGAAAAAAGAGCGGATATCAAATTCAGCGATGATGACCTGATTAAAGCGGTAGAAGACCGTTCGCATAAATCCAAAACCTTTGCCGCGCTGGAACCTGCTAATTCGCCATATAAAACAGTGCCGGAAGCCTTAGCCGCCTTTAAAGCGCAACGCGAAAGATTGATCTCGCTGGTTAAAGATACAAAGGCGGATTTGCGCAACCATGTGCTTGTACTGCCCGTTGGTACTTACGATAGCTATCAATTTATTTTGCTGATAGCCGCACATAGCAACCGGCATACCCAGCAAATAGATGAGGTTAAAGCCAATGCGGAGTTTCCAAAGCATTGA
- a CDS encoding beta-galactosidase, producing MQYQSKQQATPIMFGAEVFIEPGQTAEEIDTWFLRLKEAGMTVTRIRLFENYMRKPDGTWDYTLYDTAYKAAEKYGIKVYGNLFPATAFTDLGGLKFPRDEEHLNNIARYVQNLVSHFKTFSACYGWVPVNEPGVGSFPQEQFATYKYKEWKAAHAQAEYNSGGYDRFDFADERFHLYYNTWFLKWLTDEIHKHDPGSIIHVNNHAIFKNVSEYNFTEWRDFLTSLGGSAHASWHFGYFNRSQYALAVAANCEILRSGAGDIPWFMTELQGGNNTYSGFLSLCPTAEEIAQWLWLAIATESKGAIFWCFNPRSSGIEAGEWAMLNYHNQPSDRLLATTKVINSINQNSQFFEHAKEVESGINILYTRESMWVEKTLQMHGKSYEGRDEGGVMKSALAYFEALSEAGVQANFKEISEFDFTKADYKGQAIILAHQISIPSTYWPLLTAFVHNGGRLIVDGLTGYYDENAVCTMRLGFPLRDILGGDVLEYKAIDEIETLQIEDISLPAYQWKGILKETTAKVLATDNSLSAALSNSHGKGIVHWIPTLAGLGSRIQNDYSALNQLLVKALKYRGPFMFDTPQKGMLIKTLQYQQEVVTIIINKFNLTQEVKLVTPKNARPIMLSANKQGHVLGNIVTINPEETLVIKWA from the coding sequence ATGCAATACCAATCCAAACAGCAAGCTACCCCCATTATGTTCGGTGCCGAGGTTTTTATAGAACCCGGGCAAACTGCCGAAGAAATTGATACCTGGTTTTTACGCTTGAAAGAAGCGGGGATGACCGTTACCCGCATACGGCTGTTTGAAAACTACATGCGTAAGCCGGATGGCACATGGGATTACACCTTATATGATACCGCTTATAAAGCTGCCGAAAAATATGGTATTAAGGTTTATGGCAACCTGTTCCCGGCTACAGCATTTACCGACCTGGGCGGATTAAAATTCCCGAGGGATGAAGAGCACTTAAACAATATAGCGCGATATGTACAAAATCTGGTAAGCCATTTTAAAACGTTTAGCGCTTGTTACGGCTGGGTACCGGTGAACGAGCCGGGGGTTGGTTCTTTCCCGCAAGAGCAATTTGCTACTTATAAATATAAGGAGTGGAAGGCAGCACATGCCCAAGCCGAATACAACAGCGGCGGCTACGACCGTTTTGATTTTGCCGATGAACGCTTCCATCTGTACTACAACACCTGGTTTTTAAAATGGCTAACGGATGAGATACATAAGCATGACCCCGGCAGCATCATACATGTAAATAACCACGCCATATTTAAAAATGTATCTGAATATAATTTCACCGAGTGGCGCGATTTTTTAACCAGCCTGGGTGGTTCGGCACATGCCAGCTGGCATTTTGGCTATTTTAACCGCAGCCAATATGCCTTAGCCGTTGCTGCAAATTGCGAAATATTGCGCTCGGGTGCGGGTGATATCCCCTGGTTTATGACCGAGCTGCAAGGTGGCAACAATACCTATAGCGGCTTTTTATCGCTTTGCCCTACAGCCGAAGAAATTGCCCAATGGCTTTGGCTAGCCATAGCCACAGAAAGCAAAGGCGCTATATTTTGGTGCTTTAATCCCCGATCATCGGGTATAGAGGCCGGTGAATGGGCCATGCTTAATTACCATAACCAGCCAAGCGACAGGCTCTTGGCGACTACAAAAGTTATTAATAGCATCAACCAAAACTCGCAGTTTTTTGAGCATGCAAAAGAGGTAGAATCAGGTATAAATATTTTATATACCCGCGAGTCGATGTGGGTAGAGAAGACGTTGCAGATGCACGGCAAAAGCTACGAAGGGCGTGATGAGGGAGGGGTGATGAAATCGGCCCTGGCCTATTTTGAGGCCTTGAGCGAGGCTGGTGTACAAGCCAATTTTAAAGAGATCAGCGAGTTTGATTTTACTAAAGCCGACTACAAAGGGCAGGCCATTATATTGGCGCATCAAATATCTATTCCATCAACCTATTGGCCGTTGCTTACCGCTTTTGTGCATAACGGTGGCCGGTTAATAGTAGATGGCCTGACCGGATATTACGACGAAAACGCGGTTTGTACCATGCGGCTTGGCTTCCCCCTACGGGATATATTGGGTGGCGATGTGCTGGAATATAAAGCTATAGATGAAATAGAAACGCTGCAAATTGAGGATATAAGCCTACCTGCTTACCAATGGAAAGGTATTTTAAAAGAAACAACCGCCAAAGTTTTAGCCACCGATAACTCTTTATCTGCCGCCTTAAGTAATAGCCATGGTAAAGGGATTGTTCATTGGATACCCACACTTGCAGGGTTAGGCAGCCGTATACAAAACGATTACTCCGCGCTTAACCAGTTACTGGTAAAAGCGCTTAAATACCGGGGGCCTTTTATGTTTGATACCCCGCAAAAGGGCATGCTTATAAAAACGCTGCAGTATCAGCAAGAGGTAGTTACTATCATCATAAATAAGTTTAACCTCACCCAGGAAGTTAAGCTTGTAACGCCGAAAAATGCAAGACCAATTATGCTATCGGCTAACAAGCAGGGGCATGTATTGGGTAACATTGTTACTATAAACCCCGAAGAAACACTGGTAATTAAGTGGGCTTAA